In Leishmania donovani BPK282A1 complete genome, chromosome 35, the following are encoded in one genomic region:
- a CDS encoding enoyl-CoA hydratase/isomerase family protein, conserved, whose amino-acid sequence MRACAPLRSAAAAGLPAASFKVLHQDECVLRYDAASQIAILSMERHARKNAIGVGFLNCIQQAIDVCRAGAPSGACTTASADCPPVRCLIVSSAVPKVFCAGADLKERKEMSVAESRAFVQRLRRTFNDLEDLPIATIAAIEGKALGGGMELALSLDMRVAGDGATVGFPETGLAIIPGAGGTVRAPAALGVSRALELILTAEQVSARRAMELGLVNRVVPAGSALEAALDLALRVSKNGPLAVCAAKTAVRAAVGKTRAEAMQVEAEQYEVVLATEDRLEGLKAFAEHRTPVYKGK is encoded by the coding sequence atgcgTGCCTGTGCCCCGCTGCGttccgcggctgcggctggcctGCCTGCCGCTAGCTTCAAAGTGCTGCACCAGGATgagtgcgtgctgcgctacGACGCAGCCTCACAGATCGCGATCCTCTCAATGGAGCGCCACGCGCGCAAAAATGCAATTGGCGTCGGCTTTCTGAACTGCATCCAGCAGGCCATCGACGTGTGCAGGGCTGGCGCACCGTCTGGCGcttgcaccaccgcctccgccgactgCCCGCCCGTGCGCTGCCTCATCGTCTCCAGCGCCGTCCCGAAAGTGTTCTGTGCCGGCGCAGATTTGAAGGAGCGGAAGGAGATGTCTGTCGCGGAGTCGCGCGCATtcgtgcagcgcctgcgccgaaCCTTCAATGACTTGGAGGACTTGCCCATTGCAaccatcgccgccatcgaggGCAAGGcactcggcggcggcatggaGCTGGCCCTGTCTCTAGACATGCGCGTGGCAGGCGACGGGGCCACCGTGGGCTTCCCGGAGACAGGTCTTGCCATCATCCCTGGCGCGGGTGGCACCGtgcgcgcaccggcagcgctcGGCGTTAGCCGTGCGCTGGAGTTGATCCTGACGGCTGAGCAGGTGTCCGCCCGGCGCGCCATGGAACTGGGTCTAGTGAACCGTGTCGTGCCGGCTGGCTCGGCCCTCGAGGCTGCGCTGGACCTGGCGCTGCGCGTTTCCAAGAACGGGCCGCtcgccgtgtgcgccgcaAAGACGGCGGTCCGCGCTGCCGTGGGCAAGACGCGggcggaggcgatgcaggtggaggcggagcagtACGAGGTTGTGCTCGCCACGGAGGATCGCCTTGAAGGTCTCAAGGCCTTCGCAGAGCATCGCACCCCCGTGTACAAAGGTAAGTAA
- a CDS encoding ATP-dependent DEAD-box RNA helicase, putative → MSDSNWKAQLNAPQKSTRKKTEDVESRRNVNFEEYALRRELQMGIFEKGFEKPSPVQEEAIPVALQGKDVLARAKNGTGKTASFVIPVLEKVDTRESYVQALLMVPTRELALQTAQVTKELGKHIPGLEVMVTTGGTTLRDDILRLTSKVHILVATPGRVLDLASKKAVDLSHCHILVLDEADKLLSQEFMEIIDDLYTYLPSQLQSMLFSATFPVTVKTFAERHLHNPYEINLMDELTLKGVTQYYAFVEERQKIHCLNTLFNKLQINQSIIFCNSVNRVELLAKKITQLGYSCYYIHARMQQQHRNRVFHDFREGHCRNLVCSDLITRGIDIQAVNVVINFDFPKYAETYLHRIGRSGRFGHLGVAINFVTYDDRYNVYRIEQELDTEIKPIPAEIDPELYAA, encoded by the coding sequence ATGTCCGACTCGAACTGGAAGGCTCAGCTGAACGCGCCGCAGAAGAGCACGCGGAAAAAGACGGAGGATGTGGAGTCTCGCCGTAACGTCAACTTCGAGGAGTACGCCCTGCGCCGCGAGCTGCAGATGGGCATCTTCGAGAAGGGCTTCGAGAAGCCAAGCCCTGTGCAGGAGGAAGCCATTCCTGTCGCGCTTCAGGGCAAGGACGTGCTTGCCCGTGCCAAGAACGGTACTGGCAAGACAGCCTCATTCGTGATCCCAGTGCTCGAGAAGGTCGACACCCGCGAGTCGTATGTCCAGGCTCTCCTGATGGTGCCCACCCGTGAGCTGGCCCTGCAGACAGCGCAGGTGACAAAGGAGCTGGGCAAGCACATCCCCGGCCTGGAGGTGATGGTGACCACCGGTGGTACGACGCTGCGCGATGATATTCTTCGCCTGACAAGCAAGGTGCACATTCTGGTGGCGACTCCCGGCCGTGTGCTTGACCTGGCGAGCAAGAAGGCAGTTGACCTTTCTCACTGCCACATCCTGGTGCTGGACGAGGCCGACAAGCTGCTCTCCCAGGAATTCATGGAGATCATCGACGACCTGTACACTTACCTCCCTTCTCAGCTGCAGTCCATGCTCTTCTCTGCCACGTTCCCGGTGACGGTGAAGACGTTCGCGGAGCGCCACCTGCACAACCCCTACGAGATCAACCTGATGGACGAGCTGACCTTGAAGGGTGTAACGCAGTACTATGCTTTCGTCGAGGAGCGCCAGAAGATCCACTGCCTCAACACGCTCTTCAACAAGCTGCAAATCAACCAGTCTATCATCTTCTGTAATAGCGTCAACCGCGTGGAGCTACTCGCGAAGAAGATTACTCAGCTCGGCTATAGCTGCTACTACATCCACGCTcgcatgcagcagcagcaccgtaATCGCGTCTTCCACGACTTCCGCGAGGGCCACTGCCGTAACCTCGTCTGCTCCGATCTCATCACCCGTGGTATCGATATTCAGGCCGTGAACGTCGTCATCAACTTCGACTTCCCCAAGTACGCCGAAACGTACCTGCACCGCATCGGCCGCTCCGGTCGCTTCGGTCATCTCGGTGTCGCCATCAACTTTGTGACGTACGATGACCGCTATAATGTCTACCGCATCGAGCAGGAGCTGGACACAGAGATCAAGCCGATCCCGGCTGAGATCGACCCCGAGTTGTACGCAGCATAA